Proteins encoded in a region of the Anopheles aquasalis chromosome 2, idAnoAquaMG_Q_19, whole genome shotgun sequence genome:
- the LOC126569918 gene encoding arginine-glutamic acid dipeptide repeats protein isoform X4 — protein sequence MIGSFWNLCRACPSMPVDKLHSEYRSTYRWHEYTGGPDVVRKPPVPNQFAANSKADHFFSKSTEDEKFIEASINEPPLPRRKKCPELAYRTNEFLATRAHNDAAAGHDRTDTAVATHNRARAGESSTSGLFKKTISKLSTEYRLQFVWPHVRRAIKAGSGAAVPVHGGGGGGGGGDADGADALDAPPRKSLSMGALKAAQIGAAGGGGGGGGIGGHHASVHKKRTTNEREATATELEPLVSDCDTTMEQRQQPEKREMARVVEQKVKALREEKEKFGFEPEAGSHGQANSGIDNAWYKEVLELRKKAGEYRNRGWGVEMNPDLFNKQVELWDQVSRRSSLSALSLASTVRPITKEEKEKENNKKSSPTKPFARGARVPGGARPVEIGKPLPDALNFSASARSRKEAIRHHLERTTGVDVEDGALLPSPTREKLMPTIPRSKADSPQRGSPQKTALSRHGSPQKGSPQKSSPKKMTSKGRSQSVGPAVAGSDAGTIGTAAPGGSPKRQIRSGSTVAASTASSAAKTHKKTPTSATAPAIAQNPPQTTQQPERRPRPTADDGVDKEAVPVVTSTAVNALPPPEILEQIIKSPPEPTRVKSPEQIIMRSPDPVNWTVPLDTGKTFTVTQNVRDGDPMIRPHSEIKASTPVDRPPPPPQSAPPELSEQSKMPNTKLEPSSIKESEDEDDDLPRSKSSVASSVNPTSVATSEPMTVSHPPPAPQLQSAATTGPSDAQGVTERATPAPEGARFDKPVPGSTLRCLEDPTFESDINSPVGTRNVASEVLDKARDRFDRFWGNPNEKPEQEGP from the exons ATGATCGGCTCATTTTGGAATCTGTGTAGAGCGTGTCCATCAATGCCTGTAGATAAG CTCCATTCGGAATATAGAAGTACCTATCGATGGCACGAATACACTGGAGGCCCCGATGTCGTAAGAAAACCGCCTGTGCCAAATCAATTCG CAGCCAACTCGAAGGCGGATCACTTTTTCTCGAAATCAACGGAGGATGAAAAGTTTATCGAAG CTTCGATTAACGAACCGCCCTTGCCGAGACGGAAAAAGTGTCCGGAGCTCGCGTATCGGACGAATGAATTCCTGGCGACTCGGGCTCATAATGACGCCGCCGCGGGTCACGATCGTACCGATACGGCAGTGGCGACTCATAATAGAGCAAGG GCGGGTGAGTCATCTACTAGTGGACTTTTCAAAAAAACCATTAGCAAACTGAGCACAGAGTATCGGCTCCAGTTCGTGTGGCCACATGTGCGCCGCGCAATCAAGGCCGGCAGCGGCGCCGCGGTACCGGtgcacggcggcggcggcggcggcggaggtgGCGATGCTGACGGTGCCGACGCACTCGATGCGCCGCCGCGCAAATCCCTCTCGATGGGCGCACTGAAGGCGGCCCAGATTggagctgccggtggtggtggtggtggtggcggcatcggtggccaccacgctTCCgtacataaaaaacgaacaactAACGAGCGAGAAG CCACTGCTACCGAGCTCGAGCCCCTGGTGAGCGACTGTGACACGACGatggagcagcggcagcaaccggAGAA ACGCGAGATGGCCCGTGTGGTCGAGCAGAAGGTGAAGGCATTGCgtgaggagaaggaaaagtttggCTTCGAACCGGAGGCTGGCTCGCACGGTCAGGCCAACTCCGGTATCGATAACGCCTGGTACAAGGAGGTACTGGAGCTGAGGAAGAAGGCGGGTGAATACAGG AACCGAGGTTGGGGAGTGGAGATGAATCCGGATCTCTTCAACAAGCAGGTCGAGCTGTGGGACCAGGTGTCCCGCCGTAGCTCGCTCAGTGCGCTCTCGTTGGCATCCACCGTACG GCCAATtacgaaggaagagaaggagaaggaaaacaacaagaagAGCTCCCCAACTAAACCGTTTGCCCGTGGTGCCCGTGTACCCGGTGGTGCCCGTCCGGTCGAGATCGGAAAGCCACTGCCGGACGCACTGAACTTCTCCGCTTCGGCACGCAGCCGCAAGGAAGCGATCCGTCACCATCTGGAGCGAACGACTGGCGTCGATGTGGAGGACGGTGCACTGTTGCCGTCGCCGACGCGCGAAAAGCTAATGCCAACGATACCGCGCTCGAAGGCCGACAGTCCGCAGCGTGGCAGTCCGCAGAAGACGGCTCTCTCGCGCCACGGAAGCCCCCAGAAGGGTAGTCCGCAAAAGAGTAGCCCCAAGAAGATGACCAGCAAGG GTCGCTCGCAGTCCGTTGGTCCGGCCGTGGCCGGTTCCGATGCGGGAACGATCGGTACGGCGGCGCCCGGTGGATCGCCCAAGCGTCAGATCCGCTCCGGCAGTACGGTCGCCGCTTCGACCGCTTCATCGGCGGCCAAGACGCACAAGAAGACGCCGACTTCGGCCACCGCACCGGCCATCGCGCAAAATCCGCCGCAAACCAcgcagcaaccggaacgaaGACCACGACCGA CTGCAGACGATGGTGTCGATAAGGAGGCGGTCCCGGTGGTCACTAGCACTGCAGTGAATGCGTTGCCACCGCCGGAAATATTGGAGCAGATAATCAAATCCCCGCCCGAGCCGACACGCGTCAAGTCACCGGAGCAGATCATCATGCGTTCACCGGACCCGGTCAACTGGACCGTACCGCTGGATACTGGCAAAACTTTCACCGTTACCCAAAACGTTCGCGATG GCGATCCGATGATTCGTCCACACAGCGAAATCAAGGCATCGACACCCGTGGACcgcccaccaccgccaccacaatCGGCCCCACCAGAGCTTTCGGAACAATCGAAGATGCCTA ACACGAAGTTGGAACCAAGTTCGATCAAGGAGTCGgaagatgaagacgatgattTGCCGAGATCGAAATCATCCGTTGCTTCGTCGGTTAATCCAACGTCGGTGGCAACGTCGGAGCCGATGACTGTCtcgcacccaccaccagcaccacagctaCAATCAGCCGCCACTACCGGCCCCTCGGATGCACAGGGAGTCACCGAGCGCGCGACTCCAGCGCCGGAAGGTGCCCGTTTTGATAAGCCCGTACCAGGCTCCACACTTCGCTGCCTGGAGGATCCGACCTTCGAGTCGGATATTAACTCTCCCGTCGGTACACGCAATGTGGCCTCGGAGGTACTCGATAAGGCCCGTGATCGGTTCGATCGTTTCTGGGGCAACCCGAACGAGAAGCCGGAACAAGAGGGACCTTAA